From the Juglans microcarpa x Juglans regia isolate MS1-56 chromosome 3D, Jm3101_v1.0, whole genome shotgun sequence genome, the window TCGTAGTACAGCTCTTTCCTGAGAGAGTCCTCATTTCTGGAGCTGTTTCCAGCTTGTGATCTTTGAAGTATGCAATATATTCTGAGCAAATAAAATCACCCGGGTTCACAAACAGGTGAGGAGTCCAGCCTGATAACAAACAAAAAGTGTCAGCCTTCTGCTTCTGCATTTGAGGATTAATTCGAGCTTCTACAGCAATGGCGAGGCCTATCTTGAATATACCGCGTACAATGCGGACCAGGTGCTTCATGTCTTCGTCCATACTAGTACATAAATTCTCTATGTGGAGAGATGCGTATGGTGGATTAAAAAGATAGGCTTCAAGACAACAATTCTTCTTTAACATCATGTTCCTTCCAACGATTAATGCTATAGCTGACCCCAGAGAGTGTCCAGCCAACCATACATTTGAACTTCCATTGGAATCAACAAAGTTTTCAACACACCGCATTGCAAGTTGAGAGCGATGGGACTCTTGAAGTTCGTTAACGAAGAATTTCAGGTTTAACTTGAGGTCCCTTAGCCTTAGGATTAATGTGCCCCGAAAGGCAATAACATATCTTGGGACGTTTGAATCATCTGAGTCTGGGCATTTGACATTAATGTATTTGTAAACGGCACCGAATACGGACCCCTCATTATCTTTTAGAGATTGATGTAATTGGAAATTGAAGGATTGCCACCAGGGTTCAGCATATAAA encodes:
- the LOC121255900 gene encoding GDSL esterase/lipase At4g10955-like: MEFPCYLVRTASENVRGLWEKILDEIQKDKFDNTGPKHLKADTVDWKNADHRRSVTASLVQGVYVLENDRQRSLRKKPTYLYAEPWWQSFNFQLHQSLKDNEGSVFGAVYKYINVKCPDSDDSNVPRYVIAFRGTLILRLRDLKLNLKFFVNELQESHRSQLAMRCVENFVDSNGSSNVWLAGHSLGSAIALIVGRNMMLKKNCCLEAYLFNPPYASLHIENLCTSMDEDMKHLVRIVRGIFKIGLAIAVEARINPQMQKQKADTFCLLSGWTPHLFVNPGDFICSEYIAYFKDHKLETAPEMRTLSGKSCTTINLVKHLAMKENLKDAMQFLPSADLIVNQSRPHEKLPAANYFMNFLDAHGLCQWWDREVRCQSTRYVYPTTKDPQ